One window of the Canis aureus isolate CA01 chromosome 1, VMU_Caureus_v.1.0, whole genome shotgun sequence genome contains the following:
- the CCDC97 gene encoding coiled-coil domain-containing protein 97, which translates to MEAVATAAVAAREPDEDCTQASTGHWGELSWTPVPPRPQNKVEAAERAPGAPDDDSPGAENAAVSAMLRAVAASRLPVCSQQQGEPDLTEREKVAILGQLYHEKPLVFLERFRTGLREEHLACFGHLRGDHRADFYCAEVARQGSARPRTLHTRLRNRRYAALRELIQGGEYFSDEQMRFRAPLLYEQYIGQYLTQEELSARTPTHQPPKPGALGTPACPLSDLLLQSYQERELQQRLLQQQEEEEACLEEEEEEDDSDEEDQSSSKDSEAWVPDSEERLILREEFTSRMHQRFLDGKDGDFDYSTVDDNPDFDNLDIVARDEEERYFDEEEPEDAPSPELDGD; encoded by the exons ATGGAGGCCGTGGCGACCGCGGCGGTGGCGGCGAGGGAACCCGATGAAG ACTGTACACAGGCCAGTACTGGGCACTGGGGAGAACTGAGCTGGACACCTGTCCCACCCAGACCCCAGAACAAGGTGGAAGCAGCAGAGAGAGCACCAGGGGCCCCAGATGATGACTCCCCTGGGGCTGAGAATGCGGCGGTGAGTGCCATGCTGCGTGCTGTGGCTGCCAGCCGCCTGCCTGTGTGTAGCCAGCAGCAGGGCGAGCCTGACCTGACTGAGcgggagaaggtggccatcctGGGCCAGCTATACCACGAGAAGCCACTGGTGTTCCTGGAGCGCTTCCGCACGGGCCTCCGAGAGGAGCATCTGGCCTGCTTTGGCCACTTGCGCGGTGACCATCGTGCAGACTTCTACTGTGCCGAGGTGGCCCGGCAGGGCAGTGCCCGACCCCGCACCCTGCACACCCGCCTACGTAACCGACGCTACGCTGCCCTGCGTGAGCTCATCCAAG GCGGCGAGTACTTCAGTGACGAGCAGATGCGGTTCCGGGCCCCACTGCTATACGAGCAGTACATCGGGCAATACCTAACCCAGGAGGAGCTTAGTGCCCGCACCCCAACCCACCAACCGCCCAAGCCCGGCGCCCTCGGCACACCTGCCTGCCCGCTCTCTGACCTGCTGCTCCAGTCCTACCAGGAGCGGGAGCTGCAGCAGCGGCTGctccagcagcaggaggaggaggaggcctgcctggaggaggaggaagaggaggacgaCAGTGATGAGGAAG ACCAGAGCTCCAGCAAAGACTCAGAAGCCTGGGTGCCTGACTCAGAAGAACGGCTGATCCTGCGGGAAGAGTTCACCAGCCGGATGCACCAGCGCTTCCTGGACGGCAAGGATGGGGACTTTGACTACAG CACTGTGGACGACAACCCCGACTTTGACAACCTGGACATCGTGGCACGGGATGAGGAGGAGAGGTACTTCGATGAGGAGGAGCCTGAGGACGCACCCAGCCCAGAGCTGGACGGGGACTGA